The following proteins come from a genomic window of Vicia villosa cultivar HV-30 ecotype Madison, WI unplaced genomic scaffold, Vvil1.0 ctg.000580F_1_1, whole genome shotgun sequence:
- the LOC131629564 gene encoding uncharacterized protein LOC131629564 — protein sequence MSPVQEEFEEAYWTREVHDVKKFCSNVMYIPAEIVEKCGLAGMSEITLNDVDNGYPYECNVKKRPKKNETYLYGEWFDYVRAAELKVGDKVHFVIYYPPVLDIMVTVERSGDR from the exons ATGAGTCCTGTACAGGAAGAGTTCGAAGAAGCGTACTGGACTCGTGAAGTTCATGATGTAAAGAAGTTTTGCTCAAATGTTATG TATATTCCTGCAGAAATAGTAGAGAAATGTGGGCTTGCTGGAATGTCAGAGATTACCCTCAATGATGTGGACAACGGGTACCCATATGAGTGCAATGTGAAGAAGAggccaaaaaaaaatgaaacatattTGTATGGAGAATGGTTTGACTATGTAAGGGCAGCGGAACTGAAAGTAGGTGATAAAGTGCACTTTGTGATTTATTACCCGCCGGTGTTAGATATTATGGTAACAGTGGAGCGCAGTGGTGATCGTTGA